The nucleotide sequence GCAGCAAAATAAATCTAACGCTGCAGGAACACGAACAACACCTTAAACAAGTTCAAGCGTTGAGGTTGCTAGAGCAAAAAGAAAACCATTTGAAGCAAAATATAGCAATGATTAATACAATGCGTACAGCTATTTTACATTGGTATCACAAAGTATAATCTTAAAAAACCTTAACTATGAAACTATTTATTTTATATCAAACGGATAAATGGAAGAATAAAGCATCTAGAGTTTACTTTGGTGTATTTGATAGCAGAAATAAGGCTATTGATATTGCAAAATACCATGGCTTATATTGTTCTTGTGCCGAAGTGGTAATTGAAGAAATCACTTTGAACCAATTTGAAGAAAGTTAACAATTAATAAAGAGTCTAATCAATCTAAATTAGGCTTTGTTTTCTTTTGGAATATTCTTTAATGTACTGTCAAAAATAAATAAATTAAAATATTTGATTTTATTGTAGGATTTATAAAACATAATTATTTAAATTAGTAATCTATAAACTTAAAAATCAATAAAATGGGGAAATTTGTAATTACTAAAAGAAACAATGGTGAATTTCAATTTAATTTAAAAGCGAATAATGGCCAAATCATCCTAAGCAGTGAAGGTTATACTACTAAAAGTGCCTGTGAAAATGGTATTGAATCGGTGAGACGTAATTCCCAAGACGATAATAAATTCGACCGCAAAACTTCCTCTAATGGTAAACCATATTTCAATCTAAAAGCCACCAATGGTCAAATCATTGGGACAAGTGAAATGTATGAAAGTACCGCTGCTCGTGATAATGGAATAGCTTCAGTTAAAAGCAATGCACCAGATGCTTCAGTTGAAGACTTAACAAATTAACGATTTTACTAAACACAAAAAAAGCCTGATCTCACGACCAGGCTTTAATTTTGTTTAACCCAAAGGTCACCACAACTAGGGCTAAACTTATTTTTTGTGCCTCTTATTTAGGCTTTTAAGCAGTAACGAAATCGTAAAACTGACAATTGCTCCAACAGTAGCCAAGACAGCTGTTTTTACAATATCTTCAGATTGAATATTAGGTACTATACTTAAAAATGTGCCTCCAGCAGTTCCCATTAAAGTATGGTTATTGGCTGTCATCAATCGTACTTAGCTGGCTTGCAGCTGACAAAACACCTCCCGCTACAGCAATATAACCTCCAATAGTAATTACTATTACAGGCAGAGCAATTGGAGCTGCTAAGATTGTTCCTCCGATAGCTGCCATAGCCAAACCAACATTTCGAAGCACTTTAAAAAATTTTGGTGTGGGAGCTGTCGCTCTATTTATAATTTTTTTCATAATTTTTAAATTTAGATTGAATAATTAACTCGATCCGTTCGTTATTGTCTAAAGCTTTATAAATAAAGGCTTTTAGGCTCGTAAAAGCTTTTCTAGACATCAAACCTAAACCTGGTCCTGAAAGTTTTGTTACTGGAGCAATACAACCTTTCAATTCATGCAAAGCATTATTGGCAGGATGAAATAAAATCAGACTTCTGTTTTTTACTTCCAATACTTCCAAATGCCATTGAAATTTTTGACTGTATCGCTTTCTTATACAATATTTCCCTTCCGGAATGCAGGAAACTTGCGTTTCGTTATTCTTCCAAGGCAATTCAATGGTGTTACAGATGAATTTACCCTCGCATTCAAGTTTACCATTAGTTCCATCAGTGAAATAAGTTCTATTTAATATAAGTATCATACTGATCACTAATTACTGAACACTGAATACTAATTATTAAACACCGCTATCAACTTTCACAATCGATAATGGATTGTAAGAACCATTTTTCAAAGGATACATTGCTCCATTTACATCTTGGTAAAACTCTAGTCCAAGAGCCAAGAATAACGGTTTTGTGCTAGCTGGTGTAACAGCATTTGTTTGGCTAATTACGGCCGTAGCATTTATATCCCAAGGCAAAATTGCCGTTTCTGAATGCGCTTCAACAAATGTTTCCGCTTCAAAATCAATTTCCGCACCTGCAGATATGATTTTAAAATGCGTTGTTCCAGATGGAGCAGCAATCATATTCAACGGAACAAATGAAGCCAAATCAACAGTAATATTTCCAGTCGCACGATCAATTGTCCCTACAAAAGGAGCAAATAAACTGGTTCCCAGTTTCCCTCTAATATTGAATTCGAAGCCTGCTAAAAGTTCAGCTTCGCCATCAATTACATTTCTTAATCCCCTAACACTTATGATATCAGCTTGGATAACCTTAACCATTTGTTGCGTCAATCGACTAACCATTTTACTGTCTGCAGAATTCAATAGTAAAGCTCTAAAAGCCGTTCTTAAAATCTTTCCCGCCTTACCTGCTCTACCAAACTCAGAACCGTTTTCACGTGTTCTTTGAAACGCTGGATCATTTTTAATTCTGCTGGCATCAATACCTCCTTTTTCACGTGCCAAATGCCCATCTTGCGTTTTGTAAAAAGTAATATCACCGATAGTACCTTTCAATTTAATTATG is from Flavobacterium sp. NG2 and encodes:
- a CDS encoding YegP family protein, encoding MGKFVITKRNNGEFQFNLKANNGQIILSSEGYTTKSACENGIESVRRNSQDDNKFDRKTSSNGKPYFNLKATNGQIIGTSEMYESTAARDNGIASVKSNAPDASVEDLTN
- a CDS encoding DUF5675 family protein, coding for MILILNRTYFTDGTNGKLECEGKFICNTIELPWKNNETQVSCIPEGKYCIRKRYSQKFQWHLEVLEVKNRSLILFHPANNALHELKGCIAPVTKLSGPGLGLMSRKAFTSLKAFIYKALDNNERIELIIQSKFKNYEKNYK